From Podospora bellae-mahoneyi strain CBS 112042 chromosome 3, whole genome shotgun sequence, the proteins below share one genomic window:
- the FIS1 gene encoding Mitochondrial fission 1 protein (COG:M; BUSCO:EOG09265A4E; EggNog:ENOG503P1Y3), producing the protein MTQLPYAIDAETPLSPSELGVLRAQYEKEGEMVGVQTKFNYAWGLVKSNVRSEQHLGVMLLSEIFRTSPERRRECLYYLALGNYKLGNYGEARRYNDLLIEKEPANLQASNLRTLIDDKVAKEGLMGVAIVSGVAVAAGIIGGVLLRNLGRKR; encoded by the exons ATGACACAATTACCAT ATGCTATCGATGCCGAAAC CCCTCTGAGCCCATCAGAGCTCGGAGTGCTCAGGGCACAgtatgagaaggagggcgagaTGGTGGGAGTGCAAACAAAGTTCAACTATGCCTGG GGCCTTGTCAAGTCGAACGTACGCTCTGAGCAACACCTCGGCGTGATGCTCCTTTCAGAAATCTTCCGAACGTCCCCAGAACGCCGTCGCGAGTGCCTCTACTATCTCGCTCTCGGAAACTACAAGCTCGGCAACTACGGCGAGGCGCGAAGATACAACGACCTCCTTATCGAAAAGGAACCTGCCAACCTTCAAGCTTCGAATTTGCGCACGTTGATCGACGACAAGGTGGCCAAGGAAGGGTTGATGGGCGTGGCCATCGTGAGCGGGGTGGCAGTTGCCGCGGGTATTATTGGAGGTGTGCTGCTCAGAAacctggggaggaagagataA
- the spc24 gene encoding putative kinetochore protein spc24 (EggNog:ENOG503P1JU; COG:S) — MLLEEDPSLLIRHTITNFNTAPDRLAISRISESLSTLAQARELRIREAESSLKKLSRQLSTLSNQHRELTSTHSSAAHASEISRLDTQKFRIAKSASDLEMETERLQGQLDELNARLQELEMQGVDGGDGVEGVRGGDGGVEDEVLLRLKVYRSLGMELEKSDDGSGKKDGGGEFNRVVLRNDKRGDVHVVKIDGGFSRFFYANYFWQNL, encoded by the coding sequence ATGCTCCTAGAAGAagacccctccctcctaaTCCGCCACACAATCACAAACTTTAACACCGCCCCCGACcgcctcgccatctcccgcATCTCTGaatccctctccaccctcgcccaagCCCGCGAACTCCGCATCCGCGAAGCCGaatcctccctcaaaaaACTCTCCCGCCagctctccaccctctccaaccagcACCGCGAGCTAACctccacccactcctccgccgcccacGCCTCCGAGATCTCCCGCCTCGACACCCAAAAGTTCCGCATCGCAAAGTCGGCTTCAGACCTCGAAATGGAAACGGAGCGGCTGCAGGGCCAGCTGGACGAGTTGAACGCCAGGCTccaagagctggagatgcagggtgttgatggcggggatggggttgaaggagtaAGAGGTGGGGACggcggggtggaggatgaggtgctgCTGAGGCTAAAGGTGTATaggagtttggggatggagttggagaagagtgatgatgggagtgggaagaaggatggagggggagagttTAACAGGGTCGTGTTGAGGAATGATAAGAGGGGGGATGTTCATGTTGTCAAGATTGATGGGGGGTTTTCGAGGTTTTTCTATGCGAATTACTTTTGGCAGAATCTTTGA
- a CDS encoding hypothetical protein (EggNog:ENOG503P6FH; COG:O), whose product MASFGMGPSRRNLDANAGREVVYCHSCAHEWYSDEHPPRLEPECPRCHSEIVEIVEPGENDPRIGAGGFGLGGGGSGSYFRRNAAGEDSDPEEDDIENHLPGGPARSPFGQGLFPPSPGAPDGDNNRPGDEVFNRFFELIMHDLGGGRHVRESQGANNNPGAGAAPSTPQPGRHVHSATFTFVSGPGVRPNQPPPILPLFGPYARSHPRHPYHHHHHSGPHRTVTFVTGGNVADGDPLNRMLAHVMGVPNVGGPQEQGQPGNSAAGPPPMGGVFALPQLLSTIMNPAAAVHGDAVFTQEALDGIITQLMENSPQTNAAPPASETAIASLERKKVDAELLGPEGKAECTICIDEFKMGDEVTVLPCSHWYHGECVVLWLKEHNTCPICRKPIENREENNAGDNSSSGQRSPSADQAASSSSHTQQPGQSSNEGARVFATFSPRVTAPRPEEEGASGSSTGYQIPTLFSSYTSRVRTPQENQERLERMAGGGGGQRRSSASPPGAWPEDDTAEPRSSRQRSPSRPRDENWDGNNSGSGTPGESNRRSYFSSFTSAGRDQQQQQQQQQREGSSSSNNNNNGGNGGSSGGGGSGGGIASWIRDHWTRDRGNGNGNGNGNGGRR is encoded by the exons ATGGCGTCCTTCGGGATGGGACCATCCCGACGTAACCTGGATGCCAACGCCGGCAGAGAGGTGGTGTATTGTCATTCCTGCGCGCACGAGTGGTATAGTGACGAGCACCCGCCGAGACTGGAGCCCGAGTGCCCGAGATGTCATAGTGAGATTGTAGAGATT GTCGAGCCAGGAGAGAACGACCCTCGTATCGGAGCTGGTGGCTtcggcctcggtggtggtggctccGGCTCTTATTTTCGCCGCAATGCTGCTGGCGAGGACTCGGACCCCGAAGAAGACGATATAGAGAATCATCTCCCCGGCGGCCCTGCTAGAAGCCCGTTCGGACAAGGTTTGTTCCCGCCGTCACCTGGTGCGCCAGATGGGGATAACAATCGACCTGGCGATGAGGTGTTTAACCGTTTCTTCGAGCTTATTATGCATGATCTGGGCGGCGGTAGACACGTTCGCGAGAGCCAGGGTGCTAACAACAATcccggcgccggcgccgccccatcaacaccacagccGGGAAGACACGTTCACTCGGCGACATTTACATTTGTCTCGGGACCAGGAGTGAGGCCAAACCAGCCGCCTCCCATTCTGCCCCTCTTTGGACCGTATGCTAGAtcccaccctcgccatccctatcatcatcatcatcattctgGACCACATCGCACCGTGACGTTTGTAACAGGGGGCAATGTTGCTGACGGTGATCCACTCAACAGGATGTTGGCTCACGTTATGGGCGTTCCTAATGTGGGCGGCCCTCAGGAGCAAGGTCAGCCCGGAAATAGTGCAGCTGGGCCCCCTCCGATGGGTGGTGTGTTTGCACTGCCGCAGTTGCTTTCGACTATCATGAACCCAGCCGCGGCGGTTCATGGCGATGCTGTGTTCACCCAGGAAGCGCTCGATGGAATCATCACACAGCTCATGGAGAATTCTCCTCAGACGAACGCTGCCCCGCCGGCTTCCGAGACTGCGATTgcgagcttggagaggaagaaagtCGACGCCGAGCTGCTTGGACCGGAGGGCAAAGCCGAGTGCACGATTTGTATCGACGAATTCAAGATGGGCGACGAGGTGACGGTGTTGCCGTGTAGCCACTGGTACCACGGCGAGTGCGTCGTCCTCTGGCTCAAAGAGCACAATACCTGCCCCATCTGCCGAAAGCCGATTGAGAACCGAGAAGAGAACAACGCTGgtgacaacagcagcagcggtcAGCGGTCACCTAGTGCCGATCAGGCGGCTTCTTCGTCATCACATACGCAACAGCCTGGGCAATCTTCGAACGAGGGTGCGCGAGTGTTTGCGACCTTTTCTCCACGAGTCACTGCTCCCAGaccagaggaagaaggagcgtCGGGTTCTTCGACTGGCTATCAAATTCCGACGTTGTTTAGCAGCTACACCTCGCGGGTTAGGACGCCGCAGGAGAACCAGGAACGACTTGAACGTAtggctggaggtggtggtggtcagcgCCGTAGCTCGGCTTCCCCGCCCGGGGCCTGGCCTGAGGATGATACTGCCGAGCCTAGGTCATCTAGGCAGAGGAGTccgtcgaggccgagggatGAGAACTGGGATGGGAATAACAGCGGGAGCGGCACTCCGGGGGAGAGTAACAGACGGAGTTACTTTTCGAGCTTTACGTCTGCTGGACGggatcaacagcagcagcagcagcagcagcagagggaggggtcgtcgtcttcgaacaacaataacaacgGTGGCAATGGTGggagtagtggtggtggtggtagtggtggtggtattgcTTCATGGATTAGAGATCACTGGACTAGGGACCGAGgcaatgggaatgggaatgggaatgggaatgggggacgacggtga
- the scn1 gene encoding Cut9-interacting protein scn1 (BUSCO:EOG09262X01; COG:L; EggNog:ENOG503NY4H): MCGPSEGQSRSHERRSGTDDDGDFPWDLGVCDAHCHPTDTMTSIESISSMRARVLTAMSTRSQDQDLVASVAAEHGIRDRSALVSDCQEASRKIVPAFGWHPWFSHQLFDDTAGNGGNSTYDPSSSSLAEQKAKHYEAVLSSSPDAEFVASLPDPKPLSGFLAKTRQRLEENPLALIGEVGLDKAFRLPSAWKEDEQQERDEGLTPGGREGRLLSPYHVKMPHQTQILTAQLRLAGELGRAASVHGVQAHGVLFDAISALWKGHEKEVVSRRKQKMVAKGAEDFSSSSEEEEDEDDIWAEINGQAPAAKPRQKKYKPKPFPPRICLHSFSGSAQVMKQYLHPAVPATMYFSFSTVINLATAGGKDKFPELVKTCPDDRILIESDLHTAGEDMDYYLEDICRKICEIKKWTLQEGVEKLRKNYEELKPQPRCRDAELLLSVDWPDDKIP, translated from the exons ATGTGTGGTCCAAGCGAAGGCCAATCCCGCAGCCatgagaggaggagtggcacagacgacgacggcgactTTCCCTGGGACTTGGGGGTGTGCGATGCCCATTGTCACCCAACCGACACCATGACCTCCATTGAGAGTATCAGCAGCATGCGCGCACGTGTCTTGACAGCCATGTCCACTCGCTCGCAAGATCAAGACCTCGTGGCATCGGTTGCCGCCGAGCATGGCATCAGAGACCGCTCCGCGCTAGTGTCAGACTGTCAAGAGGCGTCACGCAAGATCGTGCCGGCCTTTGGCTGGCACCCATGGTTCTCACACCAGCTGTTCGATGACACGGCGGGGAATGGCGGCAACAGTACCTATGACCCGTCGAGCTCATCGTTGGCCGAGCAAAAAGCCAAGCACTACGAGGCCGTGttgtcttcctccccagATGCCGAGTTCGTCGCTTCTCTCCCGGACCCAAAACCTTTGAGCGGCTTCTTAGCCAAAACAAGGCAGCGGTTGGAGGAGAACCCGCTGGCTCTGATCGGTGAGGTGGGTTTGGATAAAGCCTTCCGTTTGCCGTCTGCttggaaggaggatgagcaaCAGGAACGGGACGAGGGGCTTACTCCGGGCGGGAGAGAAGGCCGCCTCCTGAGCCCATACCACGTCAAGATGCCACACCAGACCCAGATTCTCACAGCTCAACTGCGACTTGCTGGCGAGTTGGGTCGTGCTGCTAGCGTTCATGGAGTCCAGGCTCACGGAGTTCTCTTCGACGCCATCTCGGCACTTTGGAAAGGTCATGAGAAAGAGGTCGTGTCTCGTCGGAAACAGAAAATGGTGGCCAAGGGCGCCGAGGACTTTTCATCGTCgagcgaagaagaggaggacgaagacgacattTGGGCAGAGATCAATGGTCAAGCGCCAGCCGCCAAGCCGAGGCAGAAAAAGTACAAACCGAAACCATTCCCTCCGCGGATATGTTTGCATTCTTTCAGCGGGTCGGCCCAAGTGATGAAACAATATCTTCATCCGGCGGTGCCCGCGACAATGTACTTTTCGTTTTCGACTGTCATCAATCTTGCCACGGCAGGCGGCAAGGACAAGTTTCCTGAGTTGGTCAAGACCTGCCCCGATGACAGGATTCTCATCGAAAGCGACTTGCACACGGCTGGTGAGGATATGGACTACTACCTCGAGGACATTTGCAGAAAGATCTGTGAGATCAAAAAATGGACGCTGCAGGAGGGCGTCGAGAAGCTGAGGAAGAACTATGAAGA GTTGAAACCCCAACCTCGGTGCCGTGATGCCGAGCTCCTGCTCTCGGTCGACTGGCCCGACGACAAAATCCCATGA
- a CDS encoding hypothetical protein (EggNog:ENOG503P6EM), whose product MALINPVHGLVVPFLFMFTLPLAIFAGVTSALAFSVLMFRAAIVYLDIALAFVPQYFLRGKSKSSFLSSADSQRRYSRGDGWRTPASPLSSARSSSSSHSPLSPFPKTTGHPNSGYISPRRKSSYGFRKHSRRSSSQVSISSPGTITPIHENQVLNDITTITPATFADASLPPATFADAVLTPSVGLDRDYEGIGGWRLDNNGSDSDWTSINSRLELAREGRAPFTRGHSRSHSAGPMPSPSGSYLTPRSGSRRGTIMNDINHDWLASTGGFGARTAGPTPNASTVRLNQTFPIPPPAFTTLEMESRISHDLLSPRSVRKTPAA is encoded by the coding sequence ATGGCGCTCATCAACCCCGTACATGGCCTTGTGGTCCCCTTCCTATTCATGTTCACCCTCCCACTGGCCATATTCGCAGGCGTGacctccgccctcgccttTTCAGTATTGATGTTCAGGGCGGCCATCGTCTACCTCGATATCGCCCTCGCTTTCGTGCCACAGTACTTCCTGCGCGGCAAGAGCAAGTCCTCCTTCTTATCCTCGGCAGACAGTCAACGCCGCTATTCCCGCGGTGACGGCTGGAGGACGCCGGCATCACCACTTTCCAGCGCCCGTTCCAGCTCTTCCAGCCACAGCCCCCTTTCTCCCTTCCCTAAAACAACCGGTCACCCCAACTCAGGGTACATCTCCCCCCGCCGTAAATCCAGCTACGGTTTCAGGAAACACTCCAGGCGCTCCTCCAGCCAAGTATCTATTTCCTCACCGGGGACGATCACTCCCATACATGAAAACCAAGTTCTCaacgacatcaccaccatcaccccagcCACCTTTGCCGACGCAAGCCTCCCCCCGGCTACCTTTGCCGATGCAGTCCTCACCCCATCTGTCGGCTTGGACCGTGACTATGAAGGCATTGGCGGGTGGAGGCTCGACAACAACGGCAGCGACTCGGACTGGACCAGCATCAACTCTCGCCTTGAACTCGCACGTGAAGGACGAGCTCCCTTCACCCGCGGCCATTCCCGTTCGCATAGTGCCGGGCCGATGCCTAGCCCTAGCGGGTCGTATCTTACCCCGAGAAGCGgatcgaggagggggacgatAATGAACGATATCAACCATGACTGGCTCGCTTCAAcaggtgggtttggggcaAGGACTGCGGGGCCGACGCCGAATGCTTCGACGGTGAGGCTGAACCAGACGTTTCCAATCCCCCCACCGGCGTTCACGACGCTGGAGATGGAGTCGAGGATTAGCCATGACTTGCTGAGTCCGAGGTCTGTGAGAAAGACTCCGGCTGCCTGA